The sequence TTCTTCGCCTTGCCGATCTGGATGGTGACCGTGGACCCCGGGTCGGCCGGCGAGCCCGCCTGCGGCGAGGTCGAGATGACCTTGCCGACCAGGTTGTCGTCGTCGGTCTCCACCTCGGTGCAGGTACCCGTCAGGTCGTTCTGCTCCATCTGGGCCTTGGCCTGGTCACAGCTCTGACCGCCGACGTCGGGAACGGTGGACTGTTCCTTCTCCTTGGCGACGGTGAGAGTGATCGTGGAGCCCTTCTCCACCTCTTCGCCCGAGGACGGGTCCTGGTCGAGGACGGTGCCGGGGTCCTCGCTGGACTCCTTGCTCTCCGTCTTGACCTCGAACTCGTACTTCTCGCCCTCAAGCTTCTTGGTCGCCGTGTCCACCGGGTCGTCGATGACATTGGGAACCGCCACCTTCGGCGCCCCCGTCGACACGGTCAGCGTGATCGTGTCGCCCTTCTTGACCTCGGTCTTCGCGGCCGGGTTCTGGTCGCAGACGCTGCCCTTGACCGTGTTCTCGCACGGCTTCCTGTTGATCGTGAGTTCGAGCTCGCGGTTGGCCGCCTGCTGTTTGGCGTCGGCCTCGGTCCGGTTCACGAAGTTGGGCGCGCCGAACGTGTCGTTCCCGCCGCCGCCGTCCCCGGTGAACGCCCACTTGCCGATGAGGATCGCGCCGATCAGCACGAGCACACCGGCGACGACCAGGAGGATCGTCGAGGTGTTGCTCTTCTTCTGCTGGCGGCGCCGGCCGGCCCGGTCGTCGTAGCCGAAGGCCCCGTCGTCCGGGTTCTGCGGCGGCAGCATCGTGGTGTGCTGGCCGTCCGAGGAGCGCAGGGCGGTGGTCGGCTGGTCGTCCGGGTAGCCGCCGTAGCCGACCGAGCCCATGGCGGCGGTGGCCGCGACCGGCTGGCCGTCGAGGCAGGCCTCGATGTCGAGGCGCATCTCGTCGGCGGACTGGTACCGGTAGTCCGGGTCCTTGGTCAGCGCCTTCAGGACGATCGCGTCCATCTCGGGCGTGATCTCGGGGTCGAAGACGCTCGGTGCCTGCGGTTCCTCGCGCACGTGCTGGTACGCGACCGCCACCGGGGAGTCCCCGATGAACGGCGGACGCACCGTCAGGAGCTCGTACAGCAGACAGCCCGCCGAGTACAGGTCGGAGCGGGCGTCGACCGGCTCGCCCTTGGCCTGCTCGGGCGAGAGGTACTGCGCCGTCCCTATGACCGCGGCGGTCTGCGTCATCGTCATGCCGGAGTCGCCCATGGCGCGGGCGATGCCGAAGTCCATGACCTTGACCTGGCCGTTGCGCGTCAGCATGACGTTCGCGGGCTTGATGTCGCGGTGGACGATGCCGGCGCGGTGCGAGTACTCGAGGGCCTGGAGGATGCCGATGGTCATCTCCAGGGTGCGCTCGGGCAGCAGCTTGCGCCCGGAGTGCAGCAGCTCGCGCAGCGTGGACCCGTCGACGTACTCCATCACGATGTACGGGATGGAGATGCCCTCGATGTAGTCCTCACCCGTGTCGTACACGGCGACGATCGCGGGATGGTTGAGCGAGGCGGCCGACTGGGCCTCCCGGCGGAACCGGGCCTGGAACGACGGGTCGCGCGCGAGGTCCGCTCGCAGCGTCTTCACCGCCACCGTGCGGCCGAGCCGGGTGTCATGGGCGAGGTGTACCTCCGCCATGCCACCACGGCCGAGCACGTGGCCCAGCTCGTACCGGCCGCCGAGGCGACGCGGCTCTTCCATAGCTACCTACCAGCCTTTTCCGACGGTCCTGACCACACCACGTGTGGTCCGGCGGTGTGCTGTCCGGGCATACCGTACCCGGACCGCCTTGACTGACCTGGCCACAACCGTCACCCGATGCAGGACCGGTATCGCAACGTGCACCGATGTGAAGGAGACGTGAGCGGGGTCACTTCTTGCTGTCGATGACTGCCTTCATCACGTCCCTCGCGATCGGAGCGGCGAGACCACCGCCGGAGATGTCGTCACGGTTGGCGCTCTCGTCCTCGACGACCACGGCGACGGCGACCGGAGAGCTGCCGTCGTCGAGCTTCGCGTACGAGATGAACCAGGCGTACGGGTTCTCGCTGTTCTCGACACCGCGCTGGGCGGTACCGGTCTTGCCGCCGACCGTGACGCCGCTCTCGTTGATCTGGGCGTTGGTGCCGGTGCCCTTCTCGACGACCGTCTCCATCATCGACTGAAGGATCTGGGCGTTCTTCTCGGACAGCGGCTCGCTCATCTTCTCGGGGTCGGTCTGCTCGATGACGTCGAGGCCCGGCGCCTGGAGCTTGTCGACCATGTAGGGCTTCATGAGCGTGCCGTCGTTGGCGACGGCCGAGGCGACCATGGCCATCTGCAGCGGAGTCGTGGCGGTCTCGAACTGGCCGATCGAGCTGAGCGCGGTCTGCGGCCGGTCCATCTTCTCGGGGAAGTTGGAGGCGCTGGAGCGGATCGGCACGAACTGCTCCTCGTTGAAGCCGAACTTCTTGGCCGTCTCCAGCATGTCCTCCTTGCCGACGTCGACGCCCAGCTTGCCGAAGACGGTGTTGCAGGAGACGCGCAGCGCCTCGCGCAGCGTCGCGTTCTTGCAGGGGATGTTCCCCTCGTTCTTCAGCTCGGTGGTGCTGTCCGGCAGGGTGTACGGCAGCGGCGAGTCGGTCTTCTCGTCGGCGCTGTCGACGATGCCGTGCTCCAGCGCCGCCGCGGCCGTGACGACCTTGAAGGTCGACCCGGGCGGGTAGATCTCGCGCAGCACGCGGTTCTGCATCGGGTCGTCGGGGTTGTTCTTCTTCTGCAGCTTGGTCCAGGCGCTGCCGTCGACCTTGGTGGAGTTCCCGGCGAACGTCGAGGGGTCGTACGAGGGAGTGGAGGCCAGCGCCAGGATCGCGCCGGTCTCCGGGTCGATCGCGGCGACGGCGCCCTTGCCCTGCTTCAGCAGACCCTTGTACGCGGCCTTCTGTGCGGCGGCGCTGAGCGTGGTGATGACATTGCCGCCCTCCTGCTTCTTGCCGGTGATCATGTCGAGCGTGCGGCGGAAGAAGAGCCGGTCGTCGTTGCCGGTGAGGATGCCGTCCTCGATGCTCTCCAGCTGCGTGGCACCGAAGGCCTGCGAGGCGTAGCCCGTGACGGGGGCCCACATCGCGCCGTCCTTGTAGGTGCGCTTGTACTCGAAGTCGTTGAAGTCGTCGCCGCTCGTCTTGGTGGAACCGGTGATC is a genomic window of Streptomyces sp. NBC_00414 containing:
- the pknB gene encoding Stk1 family PASTA domain-containing Ser/Thr kinase, whose protein sequence is MEEPRRLGGRYELGHVLGRGGMAEVHLAHDTRLGRTVAVKTLRADLARDPSFQARFRREAQSAASLNHPAIVAVYDTGEDYIEGISIPYIVMEYVDGSTLRELLHSGRKLLPERTLEMTIGILQALEYSHRAGIVHRDIKPANVMLTRNGQVKVMDFGIARAMGDSGMTMTQTAAVIGTAQYLSPEQAKGEPVDARSDLYSAGCLLYELLTVRPPFIGDSPVAVAYQHVREEPQAPSVFDPEITPEMDAIVLKALTKDPDYRYQSADEMRLDIEACLDGQPVAATAAMGSVGYGGYPDDQPTTALRSSDGQHTTMLPPQNPDDGAFGYDDRAGRRRQQKKSNTSTILLVVAGVLVLIGAILIGKWAFTGDGGGGNDTFGAPNFVNRTEADAKQQAANRELELTINRKPCENTVKGSVCDQNPAAKTEVKKGDTITLTVSTGAPKVAVPNVIDDPVDTATKKLEGEKYEFEVKTESKESSEDPGTVLDQDPSSGEEVEKGSTITLTVAKEKEQSTVPDVGGQSCDQAKAQMEQNDLTGTCTEVETDDDNLVGKVISTSPQAGSPADPGSTVTIQIGKAKKEEEQKFAMPKVTQMTLGQAKQVLAQSQLQVGNIQGSQDDNAIVLASDPGQGNEVKAGDKVNLVTVDAGGNNGGNGGGFLGGGSG
- a CDS encoding peptidoglycan D,D-transpeptidase FtsI family protein, which produces MNKPLRRIAIFCGLLVLALLIRDNWIQYVQADSLKDDTKNRRVAIARYATPRGNIIVDGDPITGSTKTSGDDFNDFEYKRTYKDGAMWAPVTGYASQAFGATQLESIEDGILTGNDDRLFFRRTLDMITGKKQEGGNVITTLSAAAQKAAYKGLLKQGKGAVAAIDPETGAILALASTPSYDPSTFAGNSTKVDGSAWTKLQKKNNPDDPMQNRVLREIYPPGSTFKVVTAAAALEHGIVDSADEKTDSPLPYTLPDSTTELKNEGNIPCKNATLREALRVSCNTVFGKLGVDVGKEDMLETAKKFGFNEEQFVPIRSSASNFPEKMDRPQTALSSIGQFETATTPLQMAMVASAVANDGTLMKPYMVDKLQAPGLDVIEQTDPEKMSEPLSEKNAQILQSMMETVVEKGTGTNAQINESGVTVGGKTGTAQRGVENSENPYAWFISYAKLDDGSSPVAVAVVVEDESANRDDISGGGLAAPIARDVMKAVIDSKK